The Hydra vulgaris chromosome 14, alternate assembly HydraT2T_AEP genome includes the window AGCTAAGTATTTCTTGACTGTCTTCGCAGTGTGACAAGGTGCTCCATTTTGCATAAAAGTAAACGGTCTCCGTCAACACCATTCGCCAAGTTGAGGCAGCAGTTGTGTATCAAGCACCTTTTTGTATTGAACTTGATTCATGGTCCTTCAACAATATACAGTCGTCCAGGCCCATGAAGAGAGATAACTGACCAGACCATGACATACGTTGGGTGCTTTACTTTCTCAGTACACAGTCAGGATAAAATTCTTCACCGGGTCTCCTACGCACATAGGCTGCTTTTTCATCCATGATGTAAAAGGATGATTCATCAATGAAACACAACTGACTCCAATCATTTTCAGTGAAATTCTTGTGTTGCTTTCCCCATGCCAAACGTTTCTTGATCATTGCCGGAGTCAGATTTGGTTTTCTGCGTGGCCATCGAGCTAGAAAACCATTCACAACTAATTGTCTGACTGTTCTGGTACTCACATGtacattacttttttgtaattctttCTGCAACATCTTGCTTGTTGCTTTACGGTTTCTTATACAGCATTTCATGAGGTACCTGTTGTCTCGCACAgacattgatttttttctgcCGCAATTGCCAACACGGTTGCCTCGTAATTTTTCACCAGTCTGCATCTTCTTCTTCATTCTCGATACCGATTTCTGACTTATTCCAACATTTTTAGCAATCTCCTTTGGCATGAGTGATGTCTCTCGTAGATAAACCTCAACTCTAGCCAATTTTGTCGGTGACAAGTCAGCAGCTTTTCCCATCTATTAGAAGGAcataaaatgctttattaattaaatatgtcTCTCCATTTTTAATGtagaaagtaaaaataagtaaaagattGACCTTAATGTAATGTAAAGCAACTCTTATTAATGTACATTTTCCTTTAATTTCTGCTCATAAACATcaaacaaataagaaaattcTGACCGCTAACAGATAGCAGGTGactaaattttaatattcaatttacagttaaaattttcaataaaatggaTCTTgagtgaaaataaaattaaattgcacTTATTATCACTTAAGCAACATTAGGCTATACATGCAGTaactatatatacattaatttaataactaatttgtGCCAAGGTACGTACATTCGAAAATAATCTTGGTTTTTTAGCCTAGTCTAACAATTTGACCACCATTGTATCAGTGTCAACTGCTTTAAAACGAAATTTTATCCGGTACTATTCAAATTACATAGAGCGTCATCTAACTTTCAATCGAGCACAACCTAGTATGGCTAAATGGCTGTTAATAGGCTTACAGAATTCGTCCGGTTCCGTCTAATTCCACAACAACtgaattctatttttttgtaaaaaatagttcataaataattataataatagaatttaatttttttagaatttaaaatttttatttcgaataccaaatttttaactttaaatacaaaAGCTAAGCAGATTGCACATTGTcagtcattaaaatatttagtttttggagtaaaaaaaaaaagaatttggttTTCCGGCGCTCCTTTAAGCTTGATAACCAGAGCCGTACCAAGGGCGGGGCCGGCTGGGCCGCGGCCTGAGGCGCCAAAATTGGGAGGGcgcaaactttaataaattaaaaaaacaataatcagTTTATGAAACTAATTTTCACGGCGTTGCTGCTGTTGAtgagaaaattaattaaaattccgCCTCTTGACACAAACTCTTAAATATTAAAGCTCATATACTGAACAAAAAAGCGCCCTATAACACTAATATACCTTTGATAACTTTTGAGCATTATAATTCTATTATGAGTCGAACCCAAAAGTTATCTGGTGCTGAATTtaagaagaataaaaaacagCGCCAAGAAAGTGACAAGAAACTACAAAACTGTTTCAAAAAGTGGTTGGTAACAAACTCAGTggagaaacaaaatatttcagaGGATATTTGTATTGAAATTAATGACAATTCAACAGATCCTATAATTGACTTTAATTGAGTTCAGATCATCATTTGGAATTAATTGAAGAGGAGATTTTCATCAGCCAAAGTCAAGAAGAATTTTGCACAACTGATTCAGAACTAACCAGGGAAGATGAAAATGCCTAGCTTTCAGGCCCAGCTGAAATGGATGAGGATGAACTTCATTCAGAAATCTCAGAAATTCCAGTGGCCTCGGAAGAAAATTTTCAACATAGGGATCCAGCAACATGGCCAAAAATAACGGACAAAACAAGATGCTTTTTGATTGAGCATAGGCTAGAGCAAGACAGAAGAGAATTTTTCCCAAACACGCTGTGATTTTGACAACAGAATGCGACACTTCAGCTCAAAATGGTATGAAAAAATTCATCCCAATGGTAAAAAATTTGTTCGCACTTGGCTGCAGTACAGcaataaaaaagattctttattttgtttttgctgtttgttatttttaacaacaaaaaccaACAATTTCTCAGAAATTTCTAAAGGGTTTTGTGACCGGAAAAAACTAAACCCAAGAATTCCTGAGCATGAAAACAACAATGAACACCAAAGATGCTATTCTGATTggaaaaatcttgaaaaaaacctCAAGGAAGGAAAGACCCTGAATTCTGATCTGTTGAGAGTTATTAGTGGAGAAATGAAAAAGCGGAGAGATATCTTAAAAGTGATTGTTGATGCAATTTTTTTCTGTGCCAAGAACAATCTTGCCCTTCGGGGAACAACAGAAGACATTGGTCAACAAAACGGTGGCATTTTTCTGAGCTTAATTGAGTTGGTTAGCCATTATTATCCTTTAGTAGCTGAACACATTGCGTccgttaaagtaaaaaaaaccaCAACATCCTACTTTTCTCCTTAAAGTCAAAATGAGCTGATTGAGTTACTTGGGCAGAAAGTCAGGAAAGAAATTTTGTCAAACATCAAAGAAGCTAAATACTACTCTGTTCTGTTTGAATGCACTCCAGATACCTCCCACAAAGAGCAAATGACTCAGATCATTAGGTATGTCCGCATCAGTGATGAAACCTGCACAATTAAA containing:
- the LOC136091079 gene encoding zinc finger MYM-type protein 5-like, which gives rise to MRHFSSKWYEKIHPNGKKFVRTWLQYSNKKDSLFCFCCLLFLTTKTNNFSEISKGFCDRKKLNPRIPEHENNNEHQRCYSDWKNLEKNLKEGKTLNSDLLRVISGEMKKRRDILKVIVDAIFFCAKNNLALRGTTEDIGQQNGGIFLSLIELVSHYYPLVAEHIASVKVKKTTTSYFSP